The Gallus gallus isolate bGalGal1 chromosome 5, bGalGal1.mat.broiler.GRCg7b, whole genome shotgun sequence region CAGTCTTACCTGCTCTGAAGCTAGTCATtgcagcaaaaaagaaaggagagccAGGCCATGCCGGGCAACGGCAGGGACAGCAACATACCCAACAGGCAAAACCACAGATAGGCTCAGGCCAGCCCCAGAGACACGAAAGGAGTTAAGAAAAACAGCctttaaagcaaataaagcacCACTGTGAATGAAAAGATCAAATATGCAGCTATCAAGCTACAACAGGGCTTACAACAGTTTTGTTTAAGCATGTTCTGCTGAGATCTGCCCTTACCTAAACCCTTCAGGCCTCCTGTTGGATGCCAACTTCCTGCAAGCAGGAAGAAGCCTGGGCTTCTGCAGCACTCAGACAAGTGCAGCTCATTTGGATGATTACCGAAAGCTTGAACATCTTCACCCATATAATGCAGGGTCTTGAAAACACCCAAAGCCGCCAGAGTGAGAAAGAGTGCCACCGCTGCATCCGGGAGGAGGTGGCACAAGAGATCAGTGGGTCACCTTTTCCACAGCACGCTACCCAATTCTGTGGCAGCCGAGCATTCAACACCGTATCCCTGCTTTCTTTGACAAGGAGCTACGGGCAGAGGGTTTTGATGTGCAGAATACAACTCTATAACCCACGcaaagttataaaaataaatatgtttattaaaattaataaaagaacagaacagactTACAACATACTTTCTACTCTATAATACAATagataatatatacatataattcTACTAGAGCTTGAAAAGTGACAATCACATCATTCAACAACTATAGTTCTAAAATACGCGACTTCAACAGGTAGTATTTCTGCTTGTTCGCATCAGCTGTTTCTAAGCACACGTTACAAAGTACATTGTGCTCTACTTCTTCAGATCAGGTTCTTCTAAATGCTCCCGGAGCAAACAGATGCTCTTGGAGAGGCTGGGTGGTCTCTGCCCAGCTGGTTTGAAGAGTCTCTGTTTCAAGTGTTCACGCAGCACCCTCTTCATCAGCGTGGGGTATGGCTGCCCCAGTGTGGAGAAAACATCCAGGAGCAATTCCCACTGCGTACGGAGCGGTGTCTTCTCCGTGTCCAGGGTGCTCGTCTGTGGGACAAGTGGATGTCTCTCACTTCCCATAGATCAGCAGGCTCAGGAGCCGATCTTGCAGCTCCTCCAactcctgcagtgcctgctcaTGTCTTTCCGGATCCTCCAGGTGCTCGAAGAGGTTGAGCGGTTCGGACTCTCGGAAATCCTGCGGCAAGATAATCTCTGCAGGCACGTCCTCATTTCCAATGAAGAAGTGGCCCAGATGCTTCTCCTCCACGCAGCAGCGCAGGTAGCGCAAGATGTCATCGATCCGCTCCAGGAAATAGCTCCTATGCCAACCTTCCAAAGGGATGGCAGTCAGGAGGTGCATGAGCACTGTCTTCAGTTCATAGACTGAAAAGTTGAGGCCCGCCAGGATATAGGTGCACACTTGCATATATCTGATGTAGAAATTCCTTTCCTTGGCACGGGCGGCTACAAGTAGGAAGAACTTTGcttctgccacagcacagctctgtggccAGATCGTGCTGGGAGTACTACCGACCTCTGTCTCCTGGCTGCTCAGAAAGATGTCCGTGTCATCTTGCTGTACGCCAAACAGCATCTCAACTAAGAAGATTTTCTTGTAGACATCTGTCACCCGAAACCTGCAGGAGCGCTTGGACTGCGTCACATTCAGGCTGCGCATTGTTGACGAATGCCTGCATTTCCAGGCATTTCTGATCAGCTTCTGGAACCACTGGGCAGTCTTCTCCACATCCAGGTAGGAGTCAGTGCAGAGGTTGCGTAGGACGTTGGACTTCTGATTTCTCAGCTCTGCCGCAGAGGCGTGGAGGAAGCATCGCATGCGCATCTCCTGCTCCCTCCCGCACGTGCATTCCAGCTGTACACGGACACGGGAGTTCCTCGCTGGCAGCTCCTCTGGGGCGCCCAGATCCGGGTGGAAAGTGTGCCCACGGGGGGCCAACAGGGGCACAACCACGCAGAAGACAGGCTTATTTACAAGGGGACACCAGCCTTCATAGACACTGCCCACCCCGGTGGTGTGTGCTGGCACTGGATAGAAAGTATCTGCCGCGATATGTTGGCAGATATCGATGAGGTGATGCAACAGCGAGAGGATCTGTTCACCATCCTCTTGATGGGTATGGATTGGCCAGAACTCATCAGCAAAGACAAATTCATcctttgctttcactttcaCCACCTGCATCtgttgctcctgctgctcctgctgctcctgctcctgctgctcctgctgctcctgctgctcctgctgctgctcctcactgctggaGCTCTCCACACCACTGTTGTCTTCAACGCCCCGGAACTTCTTGTGGATCTTCCACATGAACCAAAACAGAAAGACGAAGAGACAAAGAACGCTCACAATTTTCCAGTATGgcaacaaagcaaagagcagggCTTGCAAGCCCATCCTGCTCCGCgccatttccatttcttctatctccagcagcagctttgtcaTCTGCTCTTGCAGATACTCCTCACGCTGCTGCATGCGGTTGAGGGTTTCCTCATCCAAATAATCACCAACACATGGCACTCTCTGCGCCAACAACGAGAAGACAAACGCCAAAGCCATGATCTGGAAGAAGTGAGAGAGGGGAGgtcagtggggctgggtgggagctCGCGCGCGGCTGGGGGAGCGGGGCCAGGAGCCACAGCCCCTGGGGTCAGGTAGGAGTGGGGGcgagggagctgggaggcagcaggggctgaggcCAGCACTGGTGGTGACTGCCAGAGAGCCGCTCGCAGGCTCCCCTGAGAGCTCGCTGCCACCACTGCGGGCTCCCAAACCCCTCGCGGGCCGGTGTTTGCGCccggcccagcacagccctccccctTGCTGCTGCACTCACCGCTGGCCCAGGCCAAAGTGGAGCAGCCGCTGCCTGCTGATGGCCTCAATACCAGCCCCGCATTGTGACGCACCGTGATGTCACAAACgccccagccccagccttcGGCCCCACCTCGAACAGCCCCTCtcagctgccctgggctgccgTGGCCCTGGCATCGGCCCTGCTGTGAGGCACGTGGCCGGACTGAGCTCCCAGGTAGTGAGTGACCTCTTTTTGTACAACCTCTGCCAAACCCCTTGGGAACTCACTaagaactgcagccactgctgttgAACCAGAAGCTGATGCATGAGGCTCACCAAAACAAAGCTACATATGCCGCTAGTTTTAcgtttttgttgctgttttttaccttttaataaaagatatgcatatataaaataagttttgtagCTGATCTACGTtaactgtgtattttctgtgtggCCCAAGACAGTTCCTCTTCACTCCATGTGGCCCAGGCAAGTCAAAAGACTGGACTCCTGTGGCATATGTAGAAATGCTGGTAGCCACCAGGAACTTCATGAGGAACTTCACACCTGTCAGCCTGACTTTGGTATTGGGGAAGGTCCTGGAGCAGATTGTCCTGAGTGTGATCACATGGCATATTGAAGACAACCAGGtgatcaggcctagccaacatGAATTCATGTTCCTGTTTGTCCAACCTTGACTCCTACAACCAGGTGACTCACCTAGTGGATgggggaaaggctgtggatgctgtctacctagacttcatcCCCCTAGACCCCGCCCTCTTCCCCTGGAGAAGCTGACAGTCTATGGCTTGGATGGTTG contains the following coding sequences:
- the LOC121113252 gene encoding inositol 1,4,5-trisphosphate receptor-interacting protein-like 1, with amino-acid sequence MALAFVFSLLAQRVPCVGDYLDEETLNRMQQREEYLQEQMTKLLLEIEEMEMARSRMGLQALLFALLPYWKIVSVLCLFVFLFWFMWKIHKKFRGVEDNSGVESSSSEEQQQEQQEQQEQQEQEQQEQQEQQMQVVKVKAKDEFVFADEFWPIHTHQEDGEQILSLLHHLIDICQHIAADTFYPVPAHTTGVGSVYEGWCPLVNKPVFCVVVPLLAPRGHTFHPDLGAPEELPARNSRVRVQLECTCGREQEMRMRCFLHASAAELRNQKSNVLRNLCTDSYLDVEKTAQWFQKLIRNAWKCRHSSTMRSLNVTQSKRSCRFRVTDVYKKIFLVEMLFGVQQDDTDIFLSSQETEVGSTPSTIWPQSCAVAEAKFFLLVAARAKERNFYIRYMQVCTYILAGLNFSVYELKTVLMHLLTAIPLEGWHRSYFLERIDDILRYLRCCVEEKHLGHFFIGNEDVPAEIILPQDFRESEPLNLFEHLEDPERHEQALQELEELQDRLLSLLIYGK